TTTCCTCCTCGCAGGCCTATGGAACCTCCTATGGATGTAGCCAAATCAGACCACCACAACCTCCTCTCCTCTTACTTTCTTCAATATAGGCGCGACCCCTAAGTCCTCACAGAAGATAACATTCGGTGTTCTGTCTGAGCCGATAGATAATACACTAAAGGCAAGGCTTAACTTTGCAGAATCTATTTGCAGAACATAAAATGGTCATACTTAACTGTGGAAAATCTAACACATGGCCGAGAAAGGAAGTTTACATTTTACACAAACACGTCAAAATACATTGTGTGTCCAGACAGAACAAAGGATTACCATGTAAAGATTTGAACAGAGAAGCTCTTAGTGAAGGAGAAAAAGAAAATGTACAAACTTTTGGGCTTTGGCCTACTTCAAGAAATTACTGTTGTTACCTAAAAGTTACTCCTATAAAAAATATCCATAAATTACataataataaataatctataaaTTTAAGCTACCAAAACTATAAATATAAAGAAGTGTTCAGAAAAAATAAacatttatataaaaaaaaatactaaaaataagGGAAAATATTAATAGAACAATGTTCCCGCAAATCTTTTATTATGTGAATATAAAGGCTTACAAAATATGGCTGAGGGTTAACTGTTGTGGATATCATTTTGTTCTTATTCAACCTTAAAAACAGCAATACCAGTGTACTAAACTACTAATACATACACATTCAAACACAGATGTTTATACATGTGTAATAGATAACATTTCACACTGGAAGCAGATTCTTgaagtttttaacttgaataaCACATACTCCATCTGGCAGCACAAAGCAAGGCCTTATCTATGTACACACTCTTATCTTTATACCTACTGCACACTTGTTTCAGTTCAAGTTCTTGCAAATTTGCAAGAACTTATGAATAGCACTTTGGTCCCTGTTTATTACATGTTTTGAATTCTTCCAATTCATTGGTTTTCTTAACTTTCATTTCAGTTTGGCCCATGTATATTTACAATTTACATAACTTGTAATGTTGACAATGTTTTGGCATTGTAAATTCCAGCATATATTTGTAATTGGTGTTATGGTGCATAACACATCTATTAAGCATGTTAATAACACTTAATTGATGTCCTGTTACATATTTGTGTTTAGGCTTTAAAGATTATTTTTACATGTTTGCTTCATTGCCATATTTGTGTTTAGGCTTTAAAGATTATTTTTACATGTTTGCTTCATTGCTTCTTGGGTTCTTGTACTTGTGTGCATGGAGTTCAAGTTGATTTCCTCTTTATTATTTATGTGGCCAATGTTTACTTATGGTGGTTAAGGAGCCGAGTAGTTTCAACTTCGATTTATTCAGGCAGGCTGTAATCTGAAATAACAATTTTACTGCTTTCTTCGAGTTAACAGGATATGTTTTCAGAATCTATTTTTCATGGCCCGGGCTTCTTCCAGTTCATTAAGTTTCGATTCTTAGACGTATTTAGCATCAGCATTCCTAGAATCCAGCATTATTTCAGTGtgatgtacaacaaacttggttAGTGCCTGAATTTCATAAAGATCTATTAATCTGACTGTTTGCTGTATTTTGTTTTGGTTAGGTTGATTTCCAGATGTGCAGCAATTTATGTTGTCACCAGGGTGAACTCTTCTAAGAATGGTTGTATTTGCAGAGCAAATAATCCAACTGAGCAGCCTACTGAAAAGAAGTATAGACGTGACAGTCTTTTCATTGATAAAGATGGAAAGTTAACACACTATAACCATAAAAATGTGTCACGAAAAAAAGGTAGAAACGATATTTAACACCTGCAGTTCCATGGAAATGTGAATATTCACATTCTGTTTCTTCCTGATTTTCTTCAGTAACTGTTGTAAATAATCAAAATTAGGTGGTTCTTTAAGAGGAAAAGGATGGAAATATGGATCTGGTTTTGTCGATGGTATATTCCCAGTGTTGAGCCCGGTTGCTCAGCAGATGCTGAACTTCTTGAAGAGAGAAACAAATAAAGATAGGATCTGGGCTGCCCTTGACACGCTTCCTCCCACGAATACCACTTGGGATGACATAATCAGTGTAGCTGTTCAACTTCGTATGAGCAAAAAGTGGGAGTCTATCATATTGGTGAGGATCTCATAGTCACAATTCATTTGCATCACTTTCTTCCACTTTCCCTGAATAAACTTATCTTCCTTCTTCTCGGTGAGGCTTGTCTGGATACTAATGTATTACAAGTATTACAACTGGTAGAGTCCTTGATTGCTTTTCACTATTAGGAATGTTAGGGTACAGAAACCAAATCCATTTAAAGGGCAGACTCATGTATGTAAGTTGACTGctaaaatataaaaaattcaaAGTCTGCAACAAGCTTATCGTGATATCCATGCACTTTGCGTCACAGTCTCATTTCTGACTCAGTTCAATGACTGTTAATCTAAACATATTTCCAGATGTGTGAGTGGATATTGTACAAGAGTTCTTTCCGGCCTGATATCATCTGCTACAATTTGCTTATAGATGCTTATGGGCAAAAGTCACAATATAAGAAGGCAGAATCCCTATATTTAGGACTTCTTGAAGCAAGATGTATCCCTACTGAAGATACTTATGCCCTCCTTATAAGGGCTTACTGCACATCTGGACTACAAGAGAGAGCTGAAGCAGTCTGTATCGAGATGAGGAAAAATGGCCTTCCCCCAAGTATGTTCCTATCTAATCCTTTAGGCCATTGCTTGCGACAACTTTATCAAGCATATGGAGTCATTAATATATCATGTCATTATCCCAATACATGTTCAAACATATTATGTAGCCCAACTTTAAAAGGCTTACAGGAAAAACTGGTTCTAATGATGCACCAAAATTTAACTTATTGTGATGTTGCAGATACAATCGTGTACAATGCCTATATCAATGGGCTGATCAGAGGAAGAAACACGTCAAAAGCAATAGAGATTTTTCAAAGGATGAAGAATGAGCAGTGCCAGCCATCTACCGACACATATACAATGTTGATTAACTTGTATGGAAAGGTGTGTCTTCTTATGAGACCTAATCCAAATAGCTGTTTCTTGTTGTGAATTAAACTCATCAGCTAATGGAACTCGAATAACCTTCTGAAACTTCAGCACGGATGATATATAAGTAGAATATCAACCATTATGGTTCTGTCACATGTTTAAAATGTCTATTCGGACCATAATGTATTTCTCAAGAATATATGTTGCTACcattttaaatttcaaaatattACTTAGGTCTACGAAGAAATAGAAAACTACAACTGTGATCGATTTTGCCCTTATTTGTTCATTCATTACTTGTTTACTTTTAGGCAAATAAGTCCTACATGGCCTTGAAGATTTTTCACGAAATGAAAAGTCAGAAGTGTACGCCTGATATCTGCACATACACTGCTCTAGTGAATGCATTTGCTAGGGATGGACTTTGTGAAAAAGCAGAGGAAATATTCGAGCAGCTACAGGAAGCTGGGTACGAACCCGATGTTTATGCTTATAATGCCCTCATGGAAGCTTACAGGTTATTATCAAAATCAGATATGACTTCTCTTGCTTGATCAAGTTCTTCAGTCGAGCAGAATTACCCTCAGCACTGCTTAATGTTTACTTCCAACAGTCGTGCGGGCTTTCCTTATGGCGCAGCAGAAGTATTCTCTCTGATGCAGCACATGGGGTGTGAACCAGACCGCGCTTCATACAATATCATGATGGATGCATATGGAAGAGCTGGTCTCCATGAAGGTAAGAACTAAGGACTaaagtaaaaaaaataatttgtatCAAGTTGTGCAAAAATCAATAATTTCATACTATGGGCCAGAAACTGAAATTATGAAAAACTATATTTGGTTTTGCGAATGCAAACATTAAATCCCTAGTTGCAGAGTGGTAAACTGATTTCAAAACATCAGTGAACAAAAATCCCTTTTCGGTCTTTCCACATTTTCATCTGCGGTGCTCTATCAGAGAGCATCAGGCTAATGTTATGCTAGAGAGCTTCTGTAGTTTAATGTTCAAAAATTTAGAATAGATTTACATAGTTGAATGCCCCCAGAAGATAAATTCTGGGAACAGACCGAGTTGAAATAGAAAAAGACAGCATTTAGCATCATCTTTGCAGCTTTTTCCGACCAATTTCCATACATTGGCCTATTCTTCTCCCTAGTAATTTTTTCTCTGTGTTTCAGATGCAAAATCTgtttttgatgaaatgaagagGCTAGGAATGACACCGACAATGAAGTCCCACATGCTTCTGTTATCAGCCTACTCGAAAGTTGGCAACGTACCCAAATGTGAAGACATTGTGAACCAGATGCATAAATCTGGTGTGGAGCCAGATACATTTGTTCTCAATAGTATGCTAAACCTGTACGGCCATGCAGGCCAGTTTGAAAAGATGGAAGAAGTCTTGAACGCCATGGAAAACGGACCATATGCAACAGATATCAGCACATTCAACATTCTGATCAACATATATGGTAGGGCTGGATTTTTCGACAAAATGGAGGAGATTTTCCAATCACTTCCTGCCAGAAACTTAAAACCAGATGTAAAGACGTGGACATCGCGCCTTGGAGCATACTCTAGGAAGAAACAATACATGAAATGCTTAGAAATATTCGAGGAAATGATTACGGAGGGATGTTATCCAGATGGAGGAACTGCTAAAGTACTTCTTTCAGCTTGTTCAAGCGAGGAGCAGATTGCACAAGTTACTGCTATAATTAGAACAATGCACAAGGACATGAAGATCGCCTCGCCAGCTTGAGCCACACCATTGATACGGCCTCCAAAATCTAACTTGTTAGACAAGTGAAATGTAAAGTACAGGTTGCTCAAAATTTTCAGCTAACATGGTCTGGTGACTAATGAAAGGTTACTGGCATGTTATACACCACTGCATTAGGGGAACATCAATTTTGATTTCTAAGTATGTGACTGTTTTAACATACAAATGAAGATTAGCACGAGAACATTACATACACAAAACCAAAAATAAGATTATCAGGGTCGAACGACTTTTTAAAATCCGGGATTGTATCGGATTTTTTTTTGTGTTTCAGACTGAATTTTCATGAAAAAGGAGGTTACTTTAAGACTCTACTtggattgctgttaaaaattgcTGTGCTGTTAGAAAAAGTACCGCTGAAAAAAGtgctgttgtaaaaatcagacggctgtttgataattttttttgatatgtgtatgttttgatgaaaaaatgaaaaataatgaTGCTTTTGGTAAAGTTTGATGGTGAAATAGTACCGTTTCCCGCAACGATAAGCAGATTTTTCTAAAAGTACGGGGGACTTATTTTCTCTAATAGCGGCTATATAACCAAAATCACTTTTCCCAAAAacagtttttaaattttatcaaacagTTTTTAACTGTTTTTCAGTAAAAAACTGATGTTCCTGCCATTATTTTTCagtaaatttaaaattaatttttcagtaaatttaaaattatttaaaattatttttcaggaaatttaaattttttcagtaaattatttatcaaataatttttcagtaaatttaaaattatttttttgtaCAAGTCATAAGTTTCATGTTTAAACGTATTTTCACTATCATTTCTTAAAAAGTGTTTGTAAAAATCGGTAATCGAACTTAATTAGTTGAActattgatttataattaattggaGTAATAATCGTattttaatattacttaatatattaatatGAAAATATTAGTTATTTACCGACGCATATAAGTTTGAGAAATTGACTAAATTATTCATGTTTACATGAAtatgatattttaattttaacaaatttaTATATACACCAACAAAAAACAATTTATAACGATTAATCGGATTCAAAATCGACTCGCGGGGTACCTTGCAGAAGATTAGCTAGGGATTAATTGTTAAAATAAGAGTTTTTTTAGAATGTTGTTCGCAACTAAAATTTAATATATTTCCTGATTGAAAAAATTAGAATATTTAGTTGCAAGCCTTCTTTcccaaataatattttaaaaaatataagtTTGAAAAGAAAAATCTTTTATAATTCTCAAGTAGTTTCTGCTGGCTGCTATACATATAAAAGAAAAGCAGCGTAAGGGCTGGTTTGGTTTTGGTGGGCGAATAAAAAAATGGCATTGAGAATGTGGGCATCAAAATCTGCTACCTTTCTCAAGATCTCATCTTTCAGCAGACCCTTTGCTACTGGTATCATTCCTAATCAACCCTTCTTTTTCTTGATCTTTATGTTCATTTTCTTGAATACTGTtgaaatcttaaaaaaaaaaaaaatttgtttATGTGTAGGCTTGATCTGTGAATCTTTCTTGTAAAGATTTGATCTTTTTAATTGGGTTGTGCTTGTTTTTGTCAATTAGTAATACAATGATTGATGGGTTGTTTAGGTTTTTGTATTCTTGATTGTGGTAGTAGGGTGGTGGGATTTTG
This sequence is a window from Apium graveolens cultivar Ventura chromosome 9, ASM990537v1, whole genome shotgun sequence. Protein-coding genes within it:
- the LOC141687050 gene encoding uncharacterized protein LOC141687050, whose product is MLISRCAAIYVVTRVNSSKNGCICRANNPTEQPTEKKYRRDSLFIDKDGKLTHYNHKNVSRKKGGSLRGKGWKYGSGFVDGIFPVLSPVAQQMLNFLKRETNKDRIWAALDTLPPTNTTWDDIISVAVQLRMSKKWESIILMCEWILYKSSFRPDIICYNLLIDAYGQKSQYKKAESLYLGLLEARCIPTEDTYALLIRAYCTSGLQERAEAVCIEMRKNGLPPNTIVYNAYINGLIRGRNTSKAIEIFQRMKNEQCQPSTDTYTMLINLYGKANKSYMALKIFHEMKSQKCTPDICTYTALVNAFARDGLCEKAEEIFEQLQEAGYEPDVYAYNALMEAYSRAGFPYGAAEVFSLMQHMGCEPDRASYNIMMDAYGRAGLHEDAKSVFDEMKRLGMTPTMKSHMLLLSAYSKVGNVPKCEDIVNQMHKSGVEPDTFVLNSMLNLYGHAGQFEKMEEVLNAMENGPYATDISTFNILINIYGRAGFFDKMEEIFQSLPARNLKPDVKTWTSRLGAYSRKKQYMKCLEIFEEMITEGCYPDGGTAKVLLSACSSEEQIAQVTAIIRTMHKDMKIASPA